In the genome of Streptomyces pactum, one region contains:
- a CDS encoding sporulation protein, with the protein MVFKRLLGAIGVGAPSVDTVLDDGPVLPGGTLSGQVHLEGGRTDVEIDGITLELVARVEAEHEEGEHEGFVVFARTTVGGGFRLAEGERRSVPFTLSLPWETPVTELYGQPLGIVLGVRTELEVTGAKDRGDLDPLRVAPLPAQEAVLEALGQLGAGFTSADLELGHIRGTGQRLPFHQEIELSPPPACAHAVNEIEVTFLAGPGGVEVVLEADRRGGLFSDGHDVLTRFTVSHDSVPHTDWNAEVDGWLRQLVEHRGAPGGHGAPYTPGYGYDGGHPGHHQPHHDTHHRSGPGTGAVVAGVAAGVAVGVVGGMVAAEVVDEIGDAFEGEDEEG; encoded by the coding sequence ATGGTGTTCAAGCGGCTGCTCGGAGCGATCGGCGTGGGCGCCCCGTCGGTGGACACGGTCCTCGACGACGGCCCCGTCCTGCCCGGCGGCACCCTTTCCGGCCAGGTTCACCTCGAAGGTGGCCGGACGGATGTGGAGATCGACGGCATCACCCTGGAACTCGTCGCCCGTGTCGAGGCCGAGCACGAGGAGGGCGAGCACGAGGGCTTCGTGGTCTTCGCCCGTACCACCGTCGGCGGCGGCTTCAGGCTCGCCGAGGGCGAGCGGCGGAGCGTGCCGTTCACCCTCTCCCTGCCCTGGGAGACACCGGTCACCGAGCTGTACGGCCAGCCCCTGGGGATCGTCCTGGGCGTACGGACCGAACTGGAGGTCACCGGCGCGAAGGACCGGGGCGACCTGGACCCGCTGCGGGTCGCCCCGCTGCCCGCCCAGGAGGCGGTGCTGGAGGCCCTGGGGCAGCTCGGGGCCGGCTTCACCTCGGCGGACCTGGAGCTGGGGCACATCCGCGGCACCGGGCAGAGGCTGCCGTTCCACCAGGAGATCGAGCTGTCGCCGCCGCCCGCCTGCGCGCACGCCGTCAACGAGATCGAGGTGACCTTCCTCGCCGGGCCCGGCGGTGTGGAGGTGGTCCTCGAAGCGGACCGGCGCGGCGGCCTGTTCTCCGACGGCCACGACGTCCTCACCCGCTTCACCGTGTCCCACGACAGCGTCCCGCACACCGACTGGAACGCCGAGGTGGACGGCTGGCTGCGGCAGTTGGTGGAGCACCGCGGCGCCCCGGGCGGGCACGGCGCGCCGTACACCCCGGGCTACGGGTACGACGGGGGCCACCCGGGCCACCACCAGCCGCACCACGACACCCACCACCGCTCCGGCCCGGGCACCGGCGCCGTGGTGGCGGGGGTCGCCGCGGGTGTCGCGGTGGGGGTCGTCGGAGGGATGGTCGCGGCCGAGGTCGTGGACGAGATCGGCGACGCCTTCGAGGGGGAGGACGAGGAGGGCTGA
- a CDS encoding PP2C family protein-serine/threonine phosphatase, whose translation MPYTAVTALSHPGLVRDHNEDSLTAGPWTLCGTVTETPQTLVFPLGAPLVVAVADGLGGQPAGEVASALVARRLAALGPALDGEDAVRDAVKLCNHAVYVTADGAPELTGMGTTVAGLVIAEGEALAFNVGDSRVYDAGPDGLRRLSVDDNPPLPPGRRTTPVVTQTLGGGTAFRPVTPHLATAGAAPGDRFLVCSDGLTDPVPDEALGELLRVYDDGRAAFELWKAAIEAGGPDNITLAVVRIGA comes from the coding sequence GTGCCGTACACCGCCGTCACCGCCCTCAGCCACCCCGGGCTGGTCCGCGACCACAACGAGGACAGCCTCACCGCCGGCCCGTGGACGCTCTGCGGCACGGTGACCGAGACCCCGCAGACGCTGGTCTTCCCGCTCGGGGCCCCGCTGGTGGTGGCGGTCGCGGACGGTCTGGGCGGGCAGCCGGCCGGTGAGGTGGCGAGCGCCCTGGTGGCCCGCCGGCTGGCCGCGCTCGGCCCGGCGCTGGACGGGGAGGACGCGGTGCGCGACGCGGTGAAGCTCTGCAACCACGCGGTGTACGTGACCGCCGACGGCGCGCCGGAGCTGACCGGCATGGGCACCACCGTGGCGGGCCTGGTGATCGCGGAGGGGGAGGCGCTGGCGTTCAACGTGGGCGACAGCCGGGTCTACGACGCCGGGCCGGACGGGCTCCGCCGGCTGAGCGTGGACGACAACCCGCCGCTGCCGCCCGGACGGCGCACCACGCCGGTGGTCACCCAGACGCTCGGCGGCGGCACCGCCTTCCGTCCCGTCACCCCGCACCTGGCCACGGCCGGGGCGGCGCCCGGGGACCGCTTCCTGGTGTGCAGCGACGGGCTGACCGACCCGGTGCCCGACGAGGCGCTCGGCGAGCTGCTGCGGGTGTACGACGACGGCCGGGCCGCGTTCGAGCTGTGGAAGGCGGCGATCGAGGCCGGCGGCCCGGACAACATCACCCTGGCGGTGGTGCGGATCGGCGCGTGA
- a CDS encoding M56 family metallopeptidase — translation MGIFVFLPLVLPLTALPIARLAELHLHPRSATRLLSAVGAVLALCSTLCLMLLVVVGTAQLPGNPLPDGWSDPEVRAAVPYDEVAGKAAIGALAAVAAACGSLLRRHLRVRKEAHRALAGLPGPADPGSRPDPGSRLDPGSRLDPADSPDPTAAAPADLAVAAVVDPAVAVVPDTRVYAYALPGTRGASGAPGRIVVSEAMLACLDARERGALLAHERAHLSARHHRYLLAAQLAARANPLLRPLRDAVAYNAERWADEEAAVAVGDRKVVARAVGKAALVSYGAPPATLLGFTARPGGPPVAAAPHGGLPGFAAPGPVPRRVAALLGPVPPERGWPPAFTAVGLAAWTAAAGTAVSALSSVNAAVALFLVLQAATPL, via the coding sequence ATGGGCATCTTCGTCTTCCTGCCGCTCGTCCTCCCCCTCACGGCGCTGCCGATCGCCCGCCTCGCCGAACTCCACCTCCACCCGCGCAGCGCCACCCGGCTGCTCTCGGCGGTGGGTGCCGTGCTGGCGCTGTGCAGCACCCTCTGCCTGATGCTGCTGGTGGTCGTCGGCACCGCGCAGCTCCCCGGCAACCCGCTGCCCGACGGCTGGTCCGACCCGGAGGTCCGGGCGGCGGTCCCGTACGACGAGGTGGCGGGCAAGGCCGCCATCGGGGCGCTCGCCGCGGTGGCGGCGGCCTGCGGCTCGCTGCTCCGGCGCCACCTGCGGGTACGGAAGGAGGCGCACCGCGCGCTGGCCGGGCTGCCGGGCCCGGCGGACCCGGGGAGCCGGCCGGACCCGGGGAGCCGGCTGGACCCGGGGAGCCGGCTGGACCCGGCGGACTCGCCGGACCCGACCGCCGCCGCCCCGGCGGACCTCGCGGTGGCGGCGGTGGTGGACCCGGCGGTGGCGGTGGTCCCGGACACCCGGGTCTACGCCTACGCGCTGCCCGGCACCCGGGGCGCCTCCGGCGCTCCCGGCCGGATCGTGGTCTCCGAGGCGATGCTCGCCTGCCTGGACGCCCGGGAGCGCGGGGCGCTGCTGGCCCACGAACGGGCCCACCTGTCCGCCCGCCACCACCGCTATCTGCTGGCGGCGCAGCTGGCCGCCCGGGCCAACCCGCTGCTGCGGCCGCTGCGGGACGCGGTGGCCTACAACGCCGAGCGGTGGGCGGACGAGGAGGCCGCGGTGGCGGTCGGGGACCGCAAGGTGGTGGCCCGGGCCGTCGGGAAGGCCGCCCTGGTGTCGTACGGCGCGCCGCCCGCGACCCTGCTGGGGTTCACCGCGCGGCCCGGCGGGCCGCCGGTGGCCGCCGCACCGCACGGCGGCCTGCCCGGGTTCGCCGCTCCCGGGCCGGTGCCGCGCCGGGTGGCCGCGCTGCTGGGCCCGGTCCCGCCGGAACGGGGCTGGCCGCCGGCGTTCACCGCGGTGGGGCTGGCCGCCTGGACGGCCGCGGCGGGCACCGCGGTCTCCGCGCTGTCCTCGGTGAACGCGGCGGTCGCGCTCTTCCTCGTCCTCCAGGCGGCGACCCCGCTCTGA
- a CDS encoding heavy-metal-associated domain-containing protein: MSATTAATTAPSAAEETSAASSSCCTPDHSCSGGAATAGPAEGVRTVYLVAGMTCGHCRTTLTREIGAVEGVVSVEVDLSAGQVTVVSTGEPDDAVIAGVVDEAGYELTGRAG, encoded by the coding sequence ATGTCCGCCACCACCGCAGCCACCACCGCCCCGTCCGCCGCCGAGGAGACCTCCGCCGCGTCCTCGTCCTGCTGCACCCCGGACCACAGCTGCTCCGGCGGCGCCGCCACCGCGGGGCCGGCCGAGGGCGTCCGCACCGTCTACCTCGTCGCCGGTATGACCTGCGGCCACTGCCGGACCACGCTGACCCGCGAGATCGGCGCGGTGGAGGGCGTGGTGTCGGTGGAGGTGGACCTGTCCGCCGGGCAGGTGACCGTGGTCAGCACCGGTGAGCCGGACGACGCGGTGATCGCCGGTGTGGTGGACGAGGCCGGGTACGAGCTGACCGGCCGGGCCGGCTGA
- a CDS encoding ClpP family protease, translating into MGQYTIPTVIERTPMGERAYDIYSRLLSDRIIFLGTEIDDGVANVVIAQLLHLESVSHETEISIYLNSPGGSYTSLMAIYDTMSFVSAPISTFCVGQAASTAAVLLAGGDPGRRFILDHARVLLGQPASGGQQGTVSDLTLQAKELLRIRSQVEEVLSRHTHHPVETLRADMDRDKVFTAREAVAYGLADEVLTRRVLPAPSL; encoded by the coding sequence ATGGGCCAGTACACGATCCCGACCGTCATCGAGCGCACCCCGATGGGCGAGCGGGCGTACGACATCTACAGCCGGCTGCTCTCCGACCGGATCATCTTCCTCGGCACGGAGATCGACGACGGGGTGGCCAACGTCGTCATCGCCCAGCTGCTCCACCTGGAGTCGGTCAGCCACGAGACCGAGATCTCCATCTACCTCAACTCGCCCGGCGGCTCGTACACCTCGCTGATGGCGATCTACGACACCATGTCCTTCGTCTCCGCGCCGATCTCGACGTTCTGCGTCGGGCAGGCCGCCTCCACCGCGGCGGTGCTGCTGGCCGGCGGCGATCCGGGACGCCGCTTCATCCTCGACCACGCCCGGGTGCTGCTCGGCCAGCCGGCCAGCGGCGGGCAGCAGGGCACCGTCTCGGACCTGACCCTCCAGGCCAAGGAGCTGCTGCGCATCCGCTCCCAGGTGGAGGAGGTGCTCTCCCGGCACACCCACCACCCGGTGGAGACGCTGCGCGCGGACATGGACCGCGACAAGGTGTTCACCGCGCGGGAGGCGGTGGCGTACGGGCTGGCGGACGAGGTCCTCACCCGCCGGGTGCTGCCCGCCCCCTCGCTCTGA
- a CDS encoding amidase domain-containing protein, which translates to MKATTFRSVGALLTVALSAVVLPASAAGAAEPRTAGTGAVDRATSQSFEQLAEAVLTERTAALLDNRPAGRIAPAKKLKNKKARLSAKVTRTENSGLSTLRSRKSRLAGLGEAYTGADTRVTVDRTRVKGGQATVQVTETTTLTYKKVRGDEPATTGFQAHHELKFAAKPDGTWELTGIRPTDDGLPQINQPTVAPAAPSVGATALPKATRAAITRPARPQTKPAGKYNYKAMAAYAEKYWKNYNPAYRKFNDAGGDCTNFISQALKAGGWKHDSGVYSDYTNWWYDASYQSTSWVGANEWSWFTLHHKRATNLSNVYYMGVGDIMQMDFDRDGSKDHTMIVSYRSSSGVPYLTYHSVNTYRKSVASIIASNPNAYYYAYRT; encoded by the coding sequence GTGAAAGCAACCACGTTCAGATCTGTGGGGGCGCTGCTGACCGTCGCGCTCTCCGCCGTGGTCCTGCCCGCGTCGGCGGCGGGTGCGGCCGAGCCGCGGACGGCCGGGACCGGTGCGGTGGACCGTGCGACGTCCCAGTCCTTCGAGCAGCTGGCCGAGGCCGTGCTGACCGAGCGCACGGCGGCGCTTCTGGACAACCGGCCGGCCGGGCGAATAGCGCCGGCCAAGAAGCTGAAGAACAAGAAGGCCCGGCTGTCGGCGAAGGTGACGCGGACCGAGAACTCCGGTCTGTCCACGCTCCGTTCGCGCAAGTCGCGGCTGGCCGGACTCGGTGAGGCCTACACCGGGGCCGACACCCGGGTGACGGTCGACCGGACCCGCGTCAAGGGCGGTCAGGCCACCGTCCAGGTCACCGAGACCACCACCCTGACGTACAAGAAGGTCCGTGGGGACGAGCCGGCCACCACCGGTTTCCAGGCTCACCACGAGCTGAAGTTCGCCGCCAAGCCGGACGGCACCTGGGAGCTGACCGGCATCAGGCCCACCGACGACGGCCTGCCGCAGATCAACCAGCCCACCGTGGCCCCCGCCGCGCCCTCCGTCGGCGCGACCGCGCTGCCGAAGGCCACCCGCGCCGCCATCACCAGGCCCGCGCGCCCGCAGACCAAGCCGGCCGGGAAGTACAACTACAAGGCCATGGCGGCCTACGCGGAGAAGTACTGGAAGAACTACAACCCCGCGTACCGCAAGTTCAACGACGCCGGCGGCGACTGCACCAACTTCATCAGCCAGGCGCTGAAGGCCGGCGGCTGGAAGCACGACTCGGGCGTGTACTCCGACTACACCAACTGGTGGTACGACGCCTCGTACCAGAGCACGTCGTGGGTGGGTGCCAACGAGTGGTCCTGGTTCACGCTGCACCACAAGCGCGCCACCAACCTGTCGAACGTCTACTACATGGGCGTCGGCGACATCATGCAGATGGACTTCGACCGGGACGGCTCGAAGGACCACACCATGATCGTCAGTTACCGGAGCAGCAGCGGTGTGCCGTACCTGACGTACCACTCGGTCAACACGTACCGGAAGTCGGTGGCGAGCATCATCGCCTCCAACCCGAACGCGTACTACTACGCCTACCGCACCTGA
- a CDS encoding BlaI/MecI/CopY family transcriptional regulator, whose amino-acid sequence MRGPRSEDPRPRRRGQGELEAQVLGALREAPGPVAAVWVRERLGGDLAYTTVMTILSRLHAKKAVTRERSGRSFLWRAASDEAGLAALRMHRVLDGQHDREAVLASFLTTLTPDDERLVRELLGDAANDPGNGPENGPENDPGA is encoded by the coding sequence GTGAGAGGCCCGCGAAGCGAGGACCCGCGACCGCGCCGCCGCGGCCAGGGCGAACTGGAGGCCCAGGTCCTGGGCGCGCTGCGGGAGGCGCCGGGCCCGGTCGCGGCGGTCTGGGTCCGGGAACGCCTGGGCGGCGACCTGGCCTACACCACGGTGATGACCATCCTGTCCCGGCTGCACGCCAAGAAGGCGGTGACCCGCGAGCGGTCCGGCCGCTCGTTCCTGTGGCGGGCCGCGTCCGACGAGGCGGGACTGGCGGCGCTGCGGATGCACCGCGTGCTGGACGGGCAGCACGACCGGGAGGCGGTGCTGGCCAGCTTCCTCACCACACTCACCCCGGACGACGAGCGTCTCGTGCGCGAGCTGCTGGGCGACGCCGCGAACGATCCGGGCAACGGGCCGGAGAACGGGCCGGAGAACGACCCGGGGGCCTGA
- a CDS encoding DUF4396 domain-containing protein: MDPTQHERHEHRTHRTDHARHAGRAPHADHAHHAHHAGHGGQGASWRTAAQATLHCLTGCAIGEVLGMVIGTAVGLSAGATIALAVALAFVFGYALTMRGVLRAGLPVRQALKVALAADTVSILVMEIIDNSVMMAVPGAMDAGLADPLFWGALAFALAAAFVLTVPINRWLISRGKGHAVVHAYH, translated from the coding sequence ATGGACCCCACGCAGCACGAGCGTCACGAGCACCGGACACACCGCACCGACCATGCGCGCCACGCAGGCCGGGCGCCCCACGCAGATCACGCACACCACGCGCATCACGCGGGTCACGGGGGTCAGGGCGCCTCCTGGCGGACCGCGGCCCAGGCCACCCTGCACTGCCTCACCGGCTGCGCCATCGGTGAGGTGCTGGGCATGGTCATCGGCACCGCCGTCGGGCTGTCGGCCGGTGCCACCATCGCCCTCGCCGTCGCCCTGGCCTTCGTCTTCGGCTACGCGCTGACCATGCGCGGCGTGCTCAGGGCCGGTCTCCCGGTGCGCCAGGCGCTGAAGGTGGCGCTCGCCGCCGACACCGTCTCGATCCTCGTCATGGAGATCATCGACAACTCGGTGATGATGGCGGTCCCCGGTGCCATGGACGCCGGCCTCGCCGACCCGCTGTTCTGGGGCGCGCTGGCCTTCGCGCTCGCCGCCGCCTTCGTCCTCACCGTGCCGATCAACCGCTGGCTGATCTCCCGTGGCAAGGGCCACGCGGTGGTCCACGCCTACCACTGA
- a CDS encoding serine hydrolase domain-containing protein gives MSAPVPTPPSAPARATARTTRRPRGGRRTVAWSVVAVTTALTAAALTVPSAASTDRAATGTRATTGTGTVTATGTITASGTTAGTASGPTAGTATASGTTTVSRSGVGGTAAGRPDAVEQHLSALVRQGAVPAALATTTDRHGRTRHYTAGTADLTTGAPVPVDGRVRIGSNTKAFTAVVVLQLVGEGKVGLDAPVDTYLPGLLRGEGIDGRRITVRHLLQHTSGLPEYVDQAAVLAQPRRYREPRDLLDDALTRPGAFRPGAKWGYSNTNYLVAGLIVQQVTGRPLGEEITRRVVRRAGLRHTSFPAPGDMGIPGPHPRGYHRAEPDGRWRDYTRLDPTWAGAAGAMISTNSDLNRFYAALLGGRLLAPAQLAQMRTTVPADEVGAGTRYGLGLVSKPLSCGGVYWGHGGAIPGYHTQGGVTDDGRAASVAVTAIPDDRAGQRMADAVDTALCR, from the coding sequence ATGTCCGCACCCGTGCCCACACCGCCGTCCGCACCCGCCCGGGCCACCGCCCGCACGACCCGCCGCCCGCGCGGCGGCCGGCGCACCGTCGCGTGGTCCGTGGTGGCCGTGACCACCGCCCTCACCGCCGCCGCGCTCACCGTCCCGTCCGCCGCGTCCACCGACCGGGCCGCCACCGGGACCCGGGCCACCACCGGAACCGGCACCGTCACGGCCACCGGGACGATCACCGCCTCCGGCACCACCGCCGGGACCGCCTCCGGACCCACCGCCGGGACCGCCACCGCGTCCGGGACCACCACCGTGTCCCGGTCCGGCGTCGGAGGCACCGCCGCCGGCCGGCCGGACGCCGTGGAGCAGCACCTCAGCGCCCTGGTGCGCCAGGGCGCGGTGCCCGCCGCCCTGGCCACCACCACCGACCGGCACGGCCGTACCCGCCACTACACCGCCGGCACCGCCGACCTGACCACCGGCGCCCCGGTGCCGGTGGACGGACGGGTGCGGATCGGCAGCAACACCAAGGCGTTCACCGCCGTCGTGGTGCTCCAGCTCGTCGGCGAGGGGAAGGTGGGCCTCGACGCCCCGGTCGACACCTATCTGCCCGGCCTGCTGCGCGGCGAGGGCATCGACGGTCGGCGGATCACCGTCCGCCACCTCCTCCAGCACACCAGCGGACTGCCCGAGTACGTGGACCAGGCCGCCGTCCTGGCGCAGCCCCGGCGGTACCGCGAACCCCGCGACCTGCTCGACGACGCGCTCACCCGGCCGGGCGCGTTCCGCCCCGGCGCGAAGTGGGGGTACAGCAACACCAACTACCTGGTGGCCGGGCTGATCGTGCAGCAGGTCACCGGCCGGCCGCTGGGCGAGGAGATCACCCGCCGGGTCGTCCGCCGCGCCGGTCTGCGCCACACGTCCTTCCCCGCGCCGGGCGACATGGGGATCCCCGGCCCGCACCCCAGGGGGTACCACCGTGCCGAGCCCGACGGGCGCTGGCGCGACTACACCCGGCTGGACCCGACCTGGGCCGGGGCGGCGGGCGCGATGATCTCCACCAACAGCGATCTGAACCGCTTCTACGCCGCACTCCTGGGCGGCCGGCTCCTCGCCCCCGCCCAGCTCGCCCAGATGCGCACCACGGTCCCGGCCGACGAGGTGGGCGCGGGCACCCGCTACGGGCTCGGGCTGGTGAGCAAGCCGCTGTCGTGCGGCGGGGTGTACTGGGGCCACGGCGGCGCCATACCCGGCTACCACACCCAGGGCGGTGTCACCGACGACGGCCGCGCCGCGTCGGTGGCGGTGACCGCGATCCCGGACGACCGGGCCGGACAGCGGATGGCGGACGCGGTGGACACCGCGCTCTGCCGCTGA
- a CDS encoding VOC family protein, with product MAVQPEGTPCWADATFADLAGAKRFYGAVLGWTFDEGAEEYGGYSQAYADGKPVAALAPPMPGQEPGPAGWCLYLASPDVAATAAAVRDRGGEVLMGPMEVGDFGSMLLAREPGGTTFGAWQANRHEGFGAYGQPGAFAWAEVYTREPERTDAFFPAVFPYRLKRMADEHIDFKVFQLGDTPVLGRMRMGEEFPPEVPPYINVYFGVADCDAAVAAATGNGGTLLAGPMDTPFGRFASVRDPQGAPFSVIDLSAAQGEMPDLSDDAA from the coding sequence ATGGCTGTGCAACCGGAAGGCACCCCCTGCTGGGCCGACGCGACGTTCGCGGACCTGGCGGGCGCCAAGCGTTTCTACGGCGCCGTACTGGGCTGGACGTTCGACGAGGGGGCCGAGGAGTACGGCGGCTACAGCCAGGCGTACGCGGACGGCAAGCCCGTCGCCGCACTCGCCCCGCCGATGCCCGGCCAGGAACCGGGCCCGGCCGGCTGGTGCCTCTACCTCGCCTCCCCCGACGTCGCCGCCACCGCCGCGGCGGTCCGGGACCGTGGCGGAGAGGTGCTGATGGGCCCGATGGAGGTCGGCGACTTCGGCTCCATGCTGCTCGCCCGGGAGCCGGGCGGCACCACCTTCGGCGCCTGGCAGGCCAACCGTCACGAGGGCTTCGGGGCGTACGGGCAGCCGGGCGCCTTCGCCTGGGCAGAGGTGTACACCCGCGAACCGGAGCGGACCGACGCGTTCTTCCCCGCCGTCTTCCCGTACCGGCTGAAGCGGATGGCCGACGAGCACATCGACTTCAAGGTCTTCCAGCTCGGCGACACCCCGGTGCTGGGGCGGATGCGGATGGGCGAGGAGTTCCCGCCGGAGGTCCCCCCGTACATCAACGTGTACTTCGGCGTGGCGGACTGCGACGCCGCGGTGGCCGCCGCGACCGGGAACGGCGGAACGCTGCTCGCCGGGCCGATGGACACCCCCTTCGGGCGGTTCGCCTCGGTGCGCGACCCGCAGGGCGCGCCCTTCTCGGTCATCGACCTGTCCGCCGCCCAGGGGGAGATGCCGGACCTGTCCGACGACGCCGCCTGA
- a CDS encoding metal-sensitive transcriptional regulator — translation MTGYTSHKESIRKRLRRIEGQVRGLQRMVEEDAYCIDVLTQVSATTAALQSCSLALLEEHLNCCVTEALARGGDEAKAKVDEASRAIARLVRA, via the coding sequence ATGACCGGTTACACCAGCCACAAGGAGAGCATCCGCAAGCGCCTGCGCCGGATCGAGGGACAGGTGCGGGGTCTGCAGCGGATGGTCGAGGAGGACGCGTACTGCATCGACGTCCTCACCCAGGTGTCCGCCACCACCGCCGCACTCCAGTCCTGCTCGCTCGCGCTGCTGGAGGAGCACCTCAACTGCTGCGTCACCGAGGCGCTGGCCCGGGGCGGCGACGAGGCGAAGGCGAAGGTGGACGAGGCCTCGCGGGCCATCGCCCGGCTGGTCCGGGCGTGA
- a CDS encoding ClpP family protease, producing MTPPGAVPTAYGPTVGTAGFTPFAPRATDGDTPPSRFDDHLAAQLLAQRIIVLGTQVDEVSANRVCAQLLLLSAEDPRTDISLYINSPGGSVTAGLAIYDTMRLIPNDVATLAMGFAASMGQFLLTVGTAGKRYALPNARIMMHQPSAGIGGTAADIAIQAENLEFTKRTMERLIAEHTGQTEETIARDGDRDRWFTAEQAKEYGMVDRVVESLADVRPAGARRRVGI from the coding sequence ATGACGCCCCCCGGCGCGGTCCCGACGGCGTACGGGCCCACCGTCGGCACCGCGGGGTTCACGCCCTTCGCGCCGCGCGCCACCGACGGGGACACCCCGCCCTCGCGCTTCGACGACCATCTCGCCGCCCAGCTGCTCGCCCAGCGCATCATCGTGCTGGGCACCCAGGTGGACGAGGTCTCCGCGAACCGGGTCTGCGCCCAGCTGCTGCTGCTGTCGGCGGAGGACCCGCGCACCGACATCAGCCTCTACATCAACAGCCCGGGCGGTTCGGTGACGGCCGGGCTGGCGATCTACGACACGATGCGACTCATCCCCAACGACGTCGCCACGCTCGCCATGGGATTCGCCGCCAGCATGGGGCAGTTCCTGCTCACCGTCGGCACCGCGGGCAAGCGCTACGCCCTGCCGAACGCGCGCATCATGATGCACCAGCCGTCGGCCGGCATCGGCGGCACCGCGGCGGACATCGCGATCCAGGCGGAGAACCTGGAGTTCACCAAGCGCACCATGGAGCGGCTGATCGCCGAGCACACCGGCCAGACCGAGGAGACCATCGCCCGCGACGGCGACCGGGACCGGTGGTTCACGGCCGAACAGGCCAAGGAGTACGGGATGGTGGACCGGGTCGTGGAGTCGCTCGCCGACGTCCGCCCGGCCGGCGCGCGGCGACGGGTGGGAATCTGA
- a CDS encoding tellurite resistance TerB family protein yields MGLWDRLKDSAQQMQTQLNAKKNELKSGAFRDAGMAMCALVAAADGSIDPSERQRVAQLIATNDVLRNFDPADLHRRFEENLDKLTADFSLGKVSVMQEIGKAKKKPAEARAVIQIGIVIGGADGYFDDHERAVVREACFALGIPPAEFDL; encoded by the coding sequence ATGGGACTGTGGGACCGGCTCAAGGACTCGGCCCAGCAGATGCAGACGCAGCTCAACGCGAAGAAGAACGAGTTGAAGAGCGGGGCGTTCCGGGACGCCGGCATGGCGATGTGCGCCCTGGTCGCCGCCGCCGACGGCTCGATCGACCCGTCCGAGCGGCAGCGCGTGGCCCAGCTCATCGCCACCAACGACGTGCTGCGGAACTTCGACCCGGCCGACCTGCACCGCCGCTTCGAGGAGAACCTCGACAAGCTGACCGCGGACTTCTCGCTCGGCAAGGTGAGCGTCATGCAGGAGATCGGCAAGGCGAAGAAGAAGCCGGCCGAGGCGCGGGCGGTGATCCAGATCGGCATCGTCATCGGCGGCGCGGACGGCTACTTCGACGACCACGAGCGGGCGGTCGTCCGTGAGGCGTGCTTCGCGCTGGGCATCCCGCCGGCCGAGTTCGACCTCTGA